One window from the genome of Spiractinospora alimapuensis encodes:
- the murJ gene encoding murein biosynthesis integral membrane protein MurJ, translated as MSEVNSGQRDERVLQRVPSPEEVLDAVERSEPASQADTGLRTTHDPTDFGDAGTADRPGEEGDEIGGAAHTARGPNLFRTSAFMAVGTVFSRGTGFLRTIMLAAALGTHLLGDAYYTANSVAFIVNDLLIGGLLASVFVPFLVKRRKADPDGGNATEQRLFTTGLLALLLITVGAILCAELLIRLYASEFGPQQHEVAVYLARFLLAQIFFIGGSGIVSAMLNARGHLIAPMWAPVMNNLTIIAVAVMFIVVAGTNSTPETITGSQIALLGIGTTLGQVIQAAILMFALWRAGFSWRPRLDLRGSGMGEAMRAASWMMMYIGIAQVGMLISTNVANAAGVRAAAEGDAAGAGITAYKYAFLLFQLPYAIIAVTVITALLPRLSAHVADGRKDLVRSDFSRGFRLSATLIIPISMALVVFSVPLCVLVYAQGSTSLDDAAMIGKILRIFSLMLIPFTLFQLLQRIFYALGDTRSPAFIAIPAELAHGVTSFALLFLVPPQQVVLWLPVTYGLYYVIGSIFAWTILNKRLDGLDGKRTLRTILLLYVACVPSMIFGAAMQLTFDVIFPPTLSAIAALAIGGGIGAMLFILVARMLKVTEVTTIVQVARTRVLRRR; from the coding sequence GTGTCAGAAGTGAACTCCGGTCAACGGGACGAGCGAGTCCTCCAACGCGTGCCGAGCCCGGAGGAGGTCCTGGACGCCGTCGAGCGCTCCGAACCCGCGAGCCAGGCCGACACCGGACTCCGCACGACGCACGACCCGACCGACTTCGGGGACGCGGGGACGGCGGACCGGCCGGGCGAGGAAGGCGACGAGATTGGTGGCGCGGCACATACCGCGCGGGGGCCGAACCTCTTCCGTACCAGTGCCTTCATGGCGGTCGGTACCGTCTTCTCCCGCGGGACCGGCTTCCTGCGCACCATCATGCTCGCCGCCGCGCTGGGAACGCACCTCCTGGGCGACGCGTACTACACGGCCAACAGTGTCGCGTTCATCGTCAACGACCTGCTGATCGGTGGCCTCCTGGCCAGCGTCTTCGTACCGTTTCTCGTGAAACGTCGTAAGGCGGACCCCGACGGCGGCAACGCCACCGAACAGCGACTGTTCACGACCGGTCTCCTGGCTCTCCTGCTCATCACGGTGGGCGCGATCCTCTGCGCCGAGCTGTTGATCCGGCTCTACGCGAGCGAGTTCGGCCCGCAGCAACACGAGGTGGCGGTCTACCTCGCCCGCTTCCTGCTCGCGCAGATCTTCTTCATCGGCGGCAGCGGCATCGTGAGCGCGATGCTCAACGCGCGTGGCCACCTCATCGCCCCGATGTGGGCTCCGGTGATGAACAACCTGACGATCATCGCTGTCGCGGTGATGTTCATCGTCGTCGCCGGCACGAACTCCACCCCGGAGACGATCACCGGTTCGCAGATCGCCCTGTTGGGCATCGGAACGACCCTCGGCCAGGTGATCCAGGCCGCCATCCTGATGTTCGCGCTGTGGCGCGCCGGATTCTCCTGGCGCCCGCGCCTGGACCTCCGGGGCTCCGGCATGGGCGAGGCCATGCGGGCGGCTTCCTGGATGATGATGTACATCGGGATCGCCCAGGTCGGAATGCTGATCTCCACCAACGTGGCGAACGCGGCCGGTGTGCGCGCGGCGGCGGAGGGAGACGCCGCGGGAGCCGGCATCACCGCGTACAAGTACGCGTTCCTGCTCTTCCAGCTCCCCTACGCCATCATCGCGGTCACGGTGATCACGGCGCTGCTCCCCCGACTCAGCGCCCATGTCGCCGACGGTCGCAAGGACCTCGTCCGCAGCGACTTCTCCCGAGGGTTCCGGCTCTCCGCCACGTTGATCATCCCGATCTCGATGGCGTTGGTCGTCTTCTCCGTTCCGCTGTGTGTGCTCGTCTACGCCCAGGGCAGCACGTCGTTGGACGACGCGGCGATGATCGGGAAGATCCTGCGGATCTTCTCCCTGATGTTGATCCCGTTCACTCTCTTCCAACTGCTCCAACGCATCTTCTACGCCCTCGGCGACACCCGTTCCCCCGCGTTCATCGCCATCCCCGCCGAGCTCGCGCACGGTGTCACCTCGTTCGCGTTGCTCTTCCTCGTCCCGCCGCAGCAGGTGGTGCTGTGGCTCCCCGTGACCTACGGCCTCTACTACGTGATCGGGTCGATCTTCGCGTGGACCATCCTCAACAAGCGGCTCGACGGACTGGACGGGAAGCGCACGCTCCGCACGATCCTCCTGCTCTACGTCGCCTGCGTTCCCAGCATGATCTTCGGTGCGGCCATGCAGCTCACCTTCGACGTGATCTTCCCGCCCACGCTCTCGGCCATCGCCGCCCTCGCGATCGGGGGAGGCATCGGCGCCATGCTCTTCATTCTCGTGGCGAGAATGCTTAAAGTGACGGAAGTCACAACCATCGTCCAAGTGGCCCGCACGCGCGTGCTACGCCGCCGGTGA
- the murJ gene encoding murein biosynthesis integral membrane protein MurJ, protein MATDTTNDQPSPGDGSGGSAGEGDSTERGMMSSSVGMAVGTLVSRLTGFGKVIMLAAAVGTHLLADAYNTANTITFIINDLLIGGLMASVIVPLLVRRRKRDADGGVANENRLFTAAVLALGTVTLVAILGAEILIRLYGGSFTSSQYDAAVYLARFLLAQIFFIGLSGLATAMLQTRGRFAIGAWAPIANNVVIIIVAALFLFVSGPEPTPESVTSGELTLLGLGTAFGMVAQALILLVSLRRSGFRWRPRFDLRNSGLGEALRSAGWMFVYLCTTQIGFVITANAANRAGVMSVEQGYEVGAGITAYSYGFQLFQLPYAIVAVSLITVLLPTMSAHAADQRWADVRAGFSRTLRVSAFILVPLSLAIAIYAVPLSRLVFARGATSTADATNIGLVLTVMILGLLPFTIFQLMLRVFYAMSDTRTPALISIGNVVVHGALAATASILLPPDRVVIGVSAGFMLSFLSGILIAAGVLSHRLGGLDGKAICGTLFRLYVAALPSAAIGIATYWFFDNQFGAGLGTDIGAPVVGCLLGAPLFLLMTWILRVRELRAMTDLVRSRLRRG, encoded by the coding sequence GTGGCGACTGACACCACGAACGACCAGCCTTCCCCCGGCGACGGCTCCGGCGGGAGCGCCGGCGAAGGGGACAGCACCGAGCGCGGGATGATGAGCTCGAGTGTCGGTATGGCGGTCGGGACGCTGGTTTCCCGACTGACCGGGTTTGGCAAGGTCATCATGCTGGCGGCGGCGGTGGGGACCCACCTCCTCGCCGACGCCTACAACACGGCCAACACCATCACGTTCATCATCAACGACCTGCTCATCGGCGGTCTGATGGCGAGCGTGATCGTGCCGCTGCTGGTGCGTCGACGCAAACGCGACGCCGACGGGGGTGTGGCCAACGAGAACCGGCTGTTCACCGCCGCCGTGCTGGCCCTGGGCACCGTCACCCTCGTGGCGATCCTCGGGGCGGAGATCCTCATCCGTCTCTACGGGGGAAGCTTCACCTCCTCCCAGTACGACGCCGCCGTCTACCTGGCGCGCTTCCTCCTGGCACAGATCTTCTTCATCGGCCTCAGCGGCCTGGCCACCGCCATGCTGCAGACCCGGGGGCGCTTCGCGATCGGCGCGTGGGCCCCCATCGCCAACAACGTCGTCATCATCATCGTGGCGGCCCTCTTCCTGTTCGTGTCCGGCCCGGAGCCGACCCCCGAGTCCGTGACCTCGGGTGAGCTCACCCTGCTGGGTCTGGGCACCGCGTTCGGCATGGTCGCCCAAGCCCTCATCCTGCTGGTCTCGCTGCGCCGGAGCGGGTTCCGGTGGCGGCCCCGGTTCGACCTGCGCAACTCCGGACTCGGTGAGGCACTGCGCAGCGCCGGCTGGATGTTCGTGTACCTCTGCACCACGCAGATCGGTTTCGTGATCACCGCCAACGCCGCCAACCGCGCCGGCGTGATGAGCGTGGAACAGGGATACGAGGTCGGGGCCGGAATCACGGCCTACTCCTACGGCTTCCAGCTCTTCCAGTTGCCGTACGCGATCGTCGCCGTCTCCCTGATCACCGTGCTGCTTCCCACCATGAGCGCCCACGCCGCCGACCAGCGCTGGGCGGACGTGCGCGCCGGCTTCTCCAGGACACTGCGCGTCTCGGCCTTCATCCTGGTGCCGCTGTCCCTGGCGATCGCCATCTACGCGGTACCCCTGTCCCGACTGGTCTTCGCCCGCGGCGCCACCAGTACCGCCGACGCGACCAACATCGGCCTCGTGCTGACCGTCATGATCCTGGGGCTGCTGCCCTTCACGATCTTCCAGCTCATGCTTCGGGTCTTCTACGCCATGAGCGACACCCGGACCCCGGCGCTGATCTCCATCGGCAACGTAGTGGTCCACGGCGCGCTCGCCGCCACGGCGTCGATCCTGCTGCCGCCGGACCGGGTCGTCATCGGTGTGTCCGCCGGGTTCATGTTGTCCTTCCTGTCCGGCATCCTCATCGCGGCGGGCGTTCTGAGCCACCGACTCGGAGGGCTTGACGGAAAGGCCATATGTGGCACACTGTTCCGGTTGTACGTGGCCGCTCTGCCCAGCGCGGCGATCGGCATCGCGACATACTGGTTCTTCGACAACCAGTTCGGCGCGGGGCTCGGCACGGATATCGGTGCCCCCGTGGTCGGCTGTCTCCTCGGTGCGCCCCTGTTCTTGCTGATGACTTGGATCCTGCGGGTGCGGGAGCTGCGGGCCATGACCGACCTGGTTCGGTCCCGCCTTCGTCGCGGATAG
- a CDS encoding DUF6049 family protein: MRLFALIVAALSAFVVVATPAAGDPVGATDGETLTVDEITPQAVDPDDEITLNGSLANTTDEALDEVRIRLRYSSTPLQSREELADFAEGDRGIPQVFGPEWDADGSMEPGARQQYSLRFDADDLTLGGFGVYPIAVEAVDAAGQQLAAVRTFLPYLPDDVDVEPTQIAWVWPLMDRPHRADADTFLTDSLAQDVIPGGRLSRLLTAGEQGAPVTWAIDPGLLDDVDRLSGEGSQLLVDAAESPGPTGPSFEELEADTNAQLWLDQARDTLEGESILATPYANPDISALLAGGMDTDADAGVTLGRQTVGEVLNYDADRELAWPPNGHVDEETARFLVDKGADTILLRESVLPSDPWSGATHPPAVELPFETDEGEPAVGVVADAQLTSALSVNGQSRADSALALQRFSAETVMIAAEQPDAEQSVVAVPPTQWDPGPELATGVLEASQDLPWLDPVDLTDVADGAQPIEDTGRQGPEYGAGGSWIGGEDNVERMEELHGSLRLFNSILVDDEDPFRRSVLRLESAAWREDDSEAAQAMDRTEVAVEEATNDVRILPGEPVMMASKTGEAPILVANDLPYSVSVTLSVFSENSERLAVGDYTETMEIGPGSRTTVHVPLSATVNGRTLLHLNLHNPDGEPISAQETTQPVNVTGLGTSALLVSGAAAALLLALMLPRAIRKWRRTRTRKVEHVSSKEPGGD, from the coding sequence ATGCGCCTATTCGCTCTGATCGTCGCGGCCCTGTCCGCGTTTGTCGTCGTGGCCACTCCCGCGGCCGGGGACCCCGTCGGCGCGACCGACGGCGAGACACTCACGGTGGACGAGATCACGCCGCAGGCGGTGGATCCGGACGACGAGATCACGTTGAACGGCTCTCTGGCCAACACCACGGATGAGGCCCTGGACGAGGTCCGGATCCGGCTTCGCTACTCCTCCACTCCCCTGCAGAGCCGCGAGGAGCTCGCCGACTTCGCCGAGGGCGACCGCGGCATCCCCCAGGTGTTCGGCCCGGAGTGGGACGCCGACGGCTCGATGGAGCCCGGGGCGCGCCAGCAGTACTCACTGCGGTTCGACGCCGACGACCTCACGCTCGGCGGTTTCGGTGTCTACCCGATCGCGGTCGAGGCGGTGGACGCCGCCGGGCAGCAGCTCGCCGCGGTCCGCACGTTCCTTCCCTACCTGCCCGACGACGTCGACGTGGAGCCCACCCAGATCGCCTGGGTGTGGCCGTTGATGGACCGCCCGCACCGCGCGGACGCCGACACCTTCCTGACCGACTCCCTCGCCCAGGACGTCATTCCCGGCGGACGGCTGAGCCGTCTGCTGACGGCGGGCGAACAGGGGGCACCGGTCACCTGGGCGATCGACCCCGGACTCCTCGACGACGTCGACCGTCTCTCCGGCGAGGGCTCACAACTCCTCGTCGACGCCGCGGAGAGCCCCGGCCCCACCGGCCCCTCCTTCGAGGAGCTCGAGGCCGACACCAACGCCCAGCTCTGGCTCGACCAGGCGCGGGACACCCTGGAGGGCGAGTCGATCCTGGCGACGCCCTACGCCAACCCGGACATCTCCGCCCTGCTGGCCGGCGGGATGGACACGGACGCGGACGCGGGCGTGACACTGGGGCGCCAGACGGTGGGCGAGGTCCTGAACTACGACGCCGACCGGGAACTCGCCTGGCCGCCAAATGGACATGTCGACGAGGAGACAGCGCGGTTCCTCGTCGACAAGGGCGCCGACACCATTCTGCTCCGCGAGTCCGTGCTCCCCTCGGACCCCTGGTCCGGCGCGACCCACCCCCCGGCCGTCGAGCTTCCCTTCGAGACCGACGAGGGTGAGCCCGCCGTCGGTGTCGTCGCCGACGCGCAGCTCACGAGCGCGTTGTCGGTCAACGGGCAGAGCCGCGCCGACTCCGCCCTCGCGCTGCAACGGTTCAGCGCCGAGACCGTGATGATCGCCGCGGAGCAGCCGGACGCGGAACAGTCCGTGGTGGCCGTTCCACCGACCCAATGGGACCCGGGACCGGAGCTAGCCACCGGGGTACTGGAGGCCTCCCAGGACCTGCCCTGGCTGGACCCGGTGGACCTCACCGACGTCGCCGACGGCGCCCAGCCCATCGAGGACACCGGGAGACAGGGCCCCGAGTACGGCGCGGGCGGCAGTTGGATCGGCGGCGAGGACAACGTGGAGAGGATGGAGGAACTCCACGGCTCGCTGCGTCTCTTCAACAGCATCCTCGTGGACGACGAGGACCCCTTCCGTCGGTCGGTGCTCCGGCTGGAGTCGGCCGCCTGGCGGGAGGACGACAGTGAGGCCGCGCAGGCCATGGACCGAACCGAAGTCGCGGTCGAGGAGGCCACCAACGACGTCCGGATCCTCCCCGGCGAGCCCGTCATGATGGCCAGCAAGACCGGTGAGGCCCCGATTCTGGTGGCCAACGACCTTCCCTACTCCGTCTCGGTGACCCTGTCGGTCTTCTCCGAGAACAGCGAGCGCCTCGCGGTCGGCGACTACACCGAGACGATGGAGATCGGCCCGGGAAGTCGGACTACGGTCCACGTCCCGTTGTCCGCTACGGTGAACGGCCGAACCCTGTTGCACCTGAATCTGCACAATCCCGACGGCGAACCGATCTCCGCACAGGAGACGACCCAGCCGGTCAATGTCACGGGTTTGGGAACCTCCGCCCTCCTGGTGAGTGGAGCGGCGGCCGCGTTACTGCTGGCCCTGATGCTGCCTCGCGCGATCCGCAAGTGGCGCCGCACCAGGACGCGGAAGGTCGAACACGTCTCTTCGAAGGAGCCCGGTGGCGACTGA
- a CDS encoding CCA tRNA nucleotidyltransferase: MPREDHVAATQAAPTSGVSATNMMELSDHQRASLARLSHSFGTTVTELGRMFADAGFQLAVVGGPVRDVLLGRPAHDLDLTTDAHPEQILALAEPWADTVWTVGIEFGTVGLRKGAHHLEITTFRSESYDPTSRKPDVEYGTSLEGDLRRRDFTVNAMAVTLPDATFVDPFGGLVDLEARRLATPGSPEDSFNDDPLRMMRAVRFSAQLEFGIDAQVGAAIRGMADRLTIVSAERIRDELTKLMLSPDPRTGVEHMVELGLAEHVLPEVPKMSLAIDEHHRHKDVYEHSLTVLDQAVALERERGMEPDLVLRLAALLHDVGKPKTRAFESGGRVTFHHHEVVGASMSRKRLNALRFSKDTVKDVSGLVALHLRFHGYGKGEWTDSAVRRYARDAGPLLSRLHILTRADCTTRNRRKATALARAYDDIERRIERLSQEEELNKVRPDLDGNEIQRILGIGPGPGVGKAWKFLLELRLENGPMDKADAEAALREWAAGADLT, translated from the coding sequence ATGCCCAGAGAAGACCACGTGGCCGCCACACAAGCCGCACCCACTTCCGGGGTGTCCGCGACGAACATGATGGAACTCAGCGACCATCAGCGTGCGTCCCTGGCGCGCCTCTCGCACAGTTTCGGGACCACGGTCACCGAACTCGGGCGTATGTTCGCCGACGCGGGATTCCAGCTCGCCGTCGTGGGCGGTCCGGTGCGCGACGTCCTGCTCGGGCGCCCGGCGCACGACCTCGACCTCACCACCGACGCCCACCCGGAACAGATCCTCGCCCTGGCCGAGCCCTGGGCCGACACCGTGTGGACGGTGGGCATCGAGTTCGGCACCGTTGGCCTGCGCAAGGGCGCGCACCATTTGGAGATCACCACCTTCCGCAGCGAGTCTTACGATCCGACGTCGCGGAAGCCCGACGTCGAGTACGGCACGTCACTGGAAGGGGACCTGCGCCGCCGCGACTTCACCGTGAACGCGATGGCCGTGACCCTGCCCGACGCCACGTTCGTCGACCCGTTCGGCGGTCTCGTCGACCTCGAGGCGCGGCGACTGGCCACCCCCGGTTCGCCCGAGGACTCCTTCAACGACGACCCACTGCGCATGATGCGGGCGGTCCGCTTCTCCGCCCAGTTGGAGTTCGGGATCGACGCCCAGGTCGGTGCCGCGATCCGGGGCATGGCGGACCGGCTGACGATCGTCTCCGCGGAGCGGATCCGCGACGAGCTCACCAAGCTCATGCTGAGTCCTGATCCGCGCACCGGGGTCGAGCACATGGTCGAGCTGGGGCTCGCCGAGCACGTGCTTCCCGAGGTGCCCAAGATGAGCCTGGCGATCGACGAGCATCACCGGCACAAGGACGTCTACGAGCACTCGCTCACGGTGCTGGACCAGGCCGTCGCGTTGGAGCGCGAGCGCGGTATGGAGCCGGACCTCGTGCTGCGACTCGCCGCGCTGCTGCACGACGTCGGAAAGCCCAAGACGCGCGCGTTCGAGTCCGGTGGCCGGGTCACCTTCCACCACCACGAGGTGGTGGGGGCGTCAATGAGCCGCAAGCGACTCAACGCGCTGCGGTTCTCCAAGGACACGGTCAAGGACGTCAGCGGTCTCGTGGCGCTGCACCTGCGGTTCCACGGGTACGGCAAGGGCGAGTGGACCGACTCGGCGGTACGCCGCTACGCGCGGGACGCCGGCCCGCTCCTGTCCCGGCTGCACATCCTCACGCGGGCCGACTGCACGACCCGCAACCGGCGCAAGGCCACGGCACTGGCCCGCGCCTACGACGACATCGAGCGGCGCATCGAACGGCTCTCCCAGGAGGAGGAGCTGAACAAGGTCCGCCCCGACCTCGACGGTAACGAGATCCAGCGGATCCTGGGGATCGGCCCTGGGCCAGGCGTGGGGAAGGCCTGGAAGTTCCTGCTGGAACTGCGCCTGGAGAACGGGCCGATGGACAAGGCCGACGCCGAGGCGGCCCTCCGGGAGTGGGCGGCCGGAGCCGACCTGACCTGA
- a CDS encoding inositol-3-phosphate synthase has protein sequence MASVRVAVVGAGNCAASLVQGVHYYRDADPGTRVPGLMHTQFGPYHVRDIEFVAAFDVDAKKVGHDLADAIVASENNTIKITDVPPTGVTVQRGPTFDGLGMYYREIIEESTEDAVDVVAVLKATKADVLVSYLPVGSEEADRFYAQCAIDAGVGFVNALPVFIASDPEWAAKFTEAGVPIVGDDIKSQVGATITHRVLAKLFEDRGVVLDRTYQLNFGGNMDFMNMLERQRLVSKKVSKTQSVTSQVPHEMRAGSVHIGPSDHVPWLDDRKWAYVRLEGRAFGDAPLNMEYKLEVWDSPNSAGIIIDAIRAAKIAKDRGIGGPLESASSYFMKSPPRQYSDSEAYQLVEDFIAGKTDN, from the coding sequence ATGGCTTCGGTACGCGTAGCCGTCGTAGGCGCGGGGAACTGTGCTGCCTCACTTGTGCAGGGCGTTCACTACTACCGAGATGCCGACCCTGGCACCCGCGTACCCGGCCTGATGCACACGCAGTTCGGTCCGTACCACGTGCGGGACATCGAGTTCGTCGCCGCCTTCGACGTCGACGCGAAGAAGGTCGGACACGACCTCGCTGACGCCATCGTGGCCAGCGAGAACAACACCATCAAGATCACCGACGTCCCGCCGACGGGTGTGACGGTACAGCGCGGGCCCACGTTCGACGGTCTCGGCATGTACTACCGCGAGATCATCGAGGAGTCGACCGAGGACGCCGTCGACGTGGTCGCGGTGCTCAAGGCGACCAAGGCCGACGTCCTGGTCTCCTATCTTCCGGTGGGCTCGGAGGAGGCGGACCGCTTCTACGCCCAGTGCGCAATCGACGCCGGTGTCGGCTTCGTGAACGCGCTGCCGGTGTTCATCGCCTCGGACCCGGAGTGGGCCGCGAAGTTCACCGAGGCCGGCGTCCCGATCGTCGGCGACGACATCAAGTCCCAGGTCGGGGCGACGATCACCCACCGGGTACTCGCCAAGCTCTTCGAGGACCGCGGGGTCGTGCTGGACCGTACCTACCAGCTCAACTTCGGCGGGAACATGGACTTCATGAACATGTTGGAGCGGCAGCGGCTCGTCTCCAAGAAGGTCTCCAAGACCCAGTCGGTCACGTCGCAGGTGCCACACGAGATGCGCGCGGGCTCAGTGCACATCGGTCCCTCGGACCACGTTCCGTGGCTGGACGACCGCAAGTGGGCCTACGTACGCCTCGAAGGCCGTGCCTTCGGCGACGCCCCGCTGAACATGGAGTACAAGCTGGAGGTCTGGGACTCCCCGAACTCCGCCGGGATCATCATCGACGCCATCCGCGCCGCGAAGATCGCGAAGGACCGGGGCATCGGCGGCCCGTTGGAGTCCGCGTCGTCCTACTTCATGAAGTCACCTCCGCGCCAGTACTCCGACTCCGAGGCGTACCAACTGGTGGAGGACTTCATCGCGGGCAAGACCGACAACTGA
- a CDS encoding PadR family transcriptional regulator yields MTTRRARILRLAVLGLLQDTPMHGYELRKHLTTELGVFRAFSYGSLYPCLRELLDEELISQQDPPTQQTMSLNRRSRIIYQLTPEGRQHLRRMLAETRPAISDDECFGVHFALFGSTRADVRLRILEERRERLQERLERFRSVTHDSRQRVDPYTYELRRYGAESVEREVRWLSDLIRREREQAAAPNT; encoded by the coding sequence ATGACCACGCGACGAGCCAGGATCCTGCGGCTCGCGGTGCTCGGCCTCCTCCAGGATACTCCCATGCATGGCTATGAGCTGCGAAAACACCTCACTACTGAGTTGGGCGTGTTTCGAGCCTTCTCCTACGGCTCGCTCTACCCGTGCCTCCGCGAACTCCTGGACGAGGAACTCATCTCGCAGCAGGACCCGCCCACCCAACAGACGATGTCCCTCAACCGGCGCTCGCGCATCATCTACCAACTCACCCCCGAGGGTCGGCAACACCTGCGCCGGATGCTGGCGGAGACCCGGCCCGCCATCTCCGACGACGAGTGCTTCGGGGTCCACTTCGCACTCTTCGGCTCCACCCGCGCCGACGTCCGGCTGCGCATTCTGGAAGAGCGACGTGAGCGGTTACAGGAGCGCCTGGAGCGGTTTCGCTCCGTCACCCACGACTCGCGGCAGCGCGTCGACCCCTACACCTATGAGCTCCGCCGTTACGGTGCCGAGTCGGTGGAACGGGAGGTGCGTTGGTTGAGTGACCTGATCCGGCGCGAACGCGAACAAGCCGCCGCCCCCAATACCTGA